The stretch of DNA caaggctgactTTTTTGGGTGGTGAGGCTCAAACAGTGGTCAGACCTGGCCCAGTAAACATtggaggtgctggcttgccccAGTGCCAGTGCCCTGTCAGAACGGTAATCAGCGATTGGTCGATCGCTGTGTCAATCTCAgtgaatcctgcccagttttccttatttggaaaaccaggtAGAAGGTTTTAACCTTGACATCCCTTCCATAAACctggctgtccaggtcaaaaccgaacCCTAGATACTCAGCCTAGAAGTTTGAGTGGAGTTTTTTTCTGTGCTTTAGGACACAAACTAAAATAATGTCCTTGACTGCTCTACAGGGCCAAGCTGATCAAGGCTGAAGGGACCAGCAACGTGGCAAGCTGAGCCTGCACCGCCTTTCCTGTGGCCCAACCCACTGATGCTGTGACTCAAAGCTGAGGTTTTGAGTCATGGTGCCCCCCCAAACTGAGGTTGTGAACCTGGGGAGCAGCAGGGTTGGACATGCTCCAAGGGCACATTTCCAAACCATGAGTAGAAGTTGAGGGAACCTTACTCTTACTGCTGTAACCAAGAAATAATTATTGAACGAATCGACTCTGAGACGCAGAAGCAACTTTATTTTAGGCAGAAATAACTGCACAAATCATAGAGTAGCGACTAAAGCCATAACTGCCCAACATCCCCGAGCAGCAATGGTACATTCCCAGGCAATCATTCCAACACAATTCCAAGTGTTAATTTCCCATGAAAGAATAACACGACCTCACCGGATAAGATACTCTGGATTCGATTATTCTCTGTTCCTATTGTGGCCGGAACTTAATTTCAGACACTTTCAGTGAGTAATCATTCCCTCTGAATTCGCCCCAGTTGACTCCTCCATCTGCCTCATCGTGTTCTCCTCGCAAATATTCCCCATTCAGACAGGAGGAGTAACAATCGTGATACCACCAGGCCCCTTTGAATGACTCTGCACAGTTACTATCACTCTCATCATTATCCACATCCTTTGTTTGGAAAGCTTTGTTGTTGTGAGAAGACAAGGAGTCCCCTGGAAAGAGACAACATCCTTTACCTCCTCCAGCTCTTGATTTTCCCCCACCTTCACTTCATACTAAACCCTGTTGGAATCCTGGAATGATTTCTCCTTCTATGTTCAAGAACCATGAGGGCCCAGTCAATACAGGATCCAGCAGATATTTGTGTTGATCTTAATTTATGTTATTAGTAGAAGGATCTATAACCATCTCGTGAAGAACATCTGCAAGTGTTTGGTTTTATCAGCAGCACATTGACTGGATATGCCCACTACATGTGTTTGTCCCAGTGCCAGAAACCAGCAGCAACGTCTAAAATAAGTGGAAAAATACTATTTACTAGTGGGAAAATGGACGGCACCAGTACTGCTGCCATATCAGCATAGTATTGCCCTGGCATATCCAGAGTTtaacctggcaacattttgctttgtgtccaCACAGAGACCCATAATTAATTCAATACACAAccagggactgtggaaggtgacctATCTGGGGCATCAGACAATGCAGAGCCAGCCCTatggggcaggaagctggggcaattggtttctttgatctgttgatttGTGGACCTAAGGAACAGCAGGGGGTATAGCTATgataaaatatggattatagaaaggggtccatatctcctttgctttagggttcacatcctcataaatcatatattggttccATGCTTCCCAATGAAGGGACTGCCTATACCAACCAGTTAGGGGGCATAGTTtcgggggactgggacatgagacacccctcatgtttggtatcattttgatcgccaaCATATGGGTCAAAACAAGCCCCTATTTTCATagtaatattgggtactggcaagtattatatgacaagaaactggcctgagaattgcaacCCTCAACAGGaaggggggtcatgtgacaagttcctgggcactcccccctcatgcaaacgataatgagggagggtcccaacAGGAAGATAAAAAGGGCCACAGACCCCGGTACTCGTTAGCTCATATTTTGAGGTTCCAAGTTCTGTGTGGGCTGAGATTTCCAAACtctttgcctcaggaggacacaaaaaaTAACACGTACAttgggtttctctgtgttttatacatttggtacgaaacgtgtaaggcttcattctagcatgtatgtgtataactaaattaaagtattttttgattttatttcaattttgaGCTTCTACTTTACAATTTTTGAATTTTGGgggatttccggagtgcctgcctttcctatTGAATGTCTTCCTGTgcggctcccctatgctgagggtctggggcaggAGCACCCGGACCATACCTATAATCGGGTAAGCCTGATTTTCACTATTATATCTTGGATTTATAACCTCTTCGAGTTTATATTCACTTAGCGGAAACTAGCCCTAACTACAGtgagaaagcttgtgtgatatatttgtgtattaggtttctattaGGTTTctatggtggcagcgaatagttatttggggcggtggtgtgtttgggggtgtctgatgttagtgtaacctgtgtgaaaggtgactcaatttaaccccttgtttccctgtCCCGGTGTCatgtgcgtctgagagtggcatGTTCTTGACAACTGCCCAATATGTTTCAGGCATGGCTATACTCAATCATAGGCATccactattgctctttgaggtccagagcaaaacttgcccccatactcaaggtgaggccttaccagggagcTATAAGGAGGCAaagtatgttttcatcccttgagtcaatgccctttttatacaagacagcactttatttggtttagtagccacagaatgacactgcttagagttacacagcttgttatccacaaataccccccaaatccttctcaataaaggatcccccccaacacactaccattcagggtataactcacatttatgttatttctaccaattGCATAcacttgcatttatcaacattgaacctcatttgccagtttgctgccctgtTCTCCAAATAATTAAAGAATAGCTAACACAATGGCACCAAGGCTGTAAACAAGTAGCTCAAGTTACTGACTATGGGAGATCCCCTTCCCACCCTGAAAAGTATCATGAATGGATATAACAGCAGCAGCTTGGAGTTGGGAAAGGCAATGTGTTGGACGTCGGAAAGGAGTAAGTTGCAGTATTCAAGGTGGGAAATGATGAGAGACTGAGTAAGTGTTTTAGTTGTGCCTAAACTGAGGGAGGGGCCTATTCAGACAATATTGCCCAGATGAATACAAGAAGAGTTGGGAAGGTGCTTGGATGCACAGTGTTAAAGACAGATAGGAGTCTAAGAAGGTTCCTAGGCAGCCCTTCTGGTGGTTGGTTGATGTTATTGGCTGTAAgtgaaacctgagggacaggggtaAGATGTAggaggaaatataatgaattctatTCAGTTTTAGATGGCACTGTGACCCAGAAGGAGACAGCAGGCAGGCAGTCTGTAACTTGGGAAAGGATGAAAAGGGAGAGGTCAGGGGGAGACCGGTAGAGTTGAGTGCCATCGGCATAAAGGTGGTactgaagtccaaatgactgaatacATTTATTTCAAGAATAgttaccccagccccccccccccccccacacagtctcttacctgcagggcccccagtGAATTCCCCAAAACGTAGGGTGTATTTCTGAGACTCTCCCTCCAGTCGGAATTGGCTGTAGGTGGCGTACTTTCGATTGTTGTCAAAATCCTCCAGGTCGAAGCGCAGTTGGAAATTCCCTGTGGGGCAGGAGAGAGTCGGTAAGTTACAGGGCTGCATAACCCTACTCAAGGCCTACATTTACCCTTTCATTGGCTGACAGCCTGTTGGTACAAGTTGTGCTTGAACCTACCCCCCAAAAACCAGCTTTGCCAGTATCCCAACACTCACTGAATCTCTATATTCACTTCTCCCTATAAATACATATGAAATAATGTAGTTTGAGTGTGCCTTTTCTCCACCGAGTACCTAGTGAGGGAAGGGATATGGGCAAGACTGCCGGCATGTGTGGGTACCTGAGGACGTAAGGAGGTGAATGTTCTCATTTCCCAACCAGAACTCGCCCACTTGGCTGCCAAAACCTTGTTTGTAGGATTTCCAGTCTCTGTAGAAATCCACAGAACCGTCCACTCGTCTCTGAAACACCTGTTGGGTTTAATATGTCAATGTATTGTACAGGGTATTGGGTAAGTAGACCTACGTTCTGTACCTACAAAAATACCCCTGACCCGTTGAGCGTCTCACTTCAGAAgcaatgtttttatatgtattCATACATTCCAATGACTGTTATTGTATCTGGATGTCTCCGTACTTACTATCCATCCCCCCCCATCCGTATCCATGTCACAGAGAACCTTTATAGGCTTATTACCATCCGGAGAGACTGTGTACCAGCCGGTGAGCGTGGCTCCATTATT from Xenopus tropicalis strain Nigerian chromosome 8, UCB_Xtro_10.0, whole genome shotgun sequence encodes:
- the fcn1 gene encoding ficolin 1 precursor, which translates into the protein MEKPPTMGISLPSLFCLILVGITISCRAQDTCPDVKLIGAGESARMAIVRGCLGSTGSTGQKGEAGTQGTKGDPGIPGMLGPRGEKGDMGPPGPWGPPGVKGDIGRPGLLGPLGKKTPKNCVELLNNGATLTGWYTVSPDGNKPIKVLCDMDTDGGGWIVFQRRVDGSVDFYRDWKSYKQGFGSQVGEFWLGNENIHLLTSSGNFQLRFDLEDFDNNRKYATYSQFRLEGESQKYTLRFGEFTGGPAGDSLSSHNNKAFQTKDVDNDESDSNCAESFKGAWWYHDCYSSCLNGEYLRGEHDEADGGVNWGEFRGNDYSLKVSEIKFRPQ